A region of Myxococcota bacterium DNA encodes the following proteins:
- a CDS encoding DUF547 domain-containing protein: MHRWILTTLLGLLAAAPAAALDEALYAQLLEKHTRATNDIVRTRVDYAAIQKSADWKKLVKSLERFDTGTLRTKNQKLAFWSNAYNILAIDLVAKNYPLKSIRDIGSVFSPVWKKPAGVVGGKTVTLDQIEHEIIRPLGDPRTHAAVICASTSCPALRREPWNAARLDAQLDDETRKWLAHPEKGLRVDRRSNTIYLSKIFDWFEEDFEAGGGVRAFAARYAPEADRAWLANEGKRARIVYFDYDWSVNAL; this comes from the coding sequence ATGCACCGTTGGATCCTGACCACCCTGCTGGGCCTGCTGGCCGCCGCCCCCGCGGCGGCCCTCGATGAAGCCCTCTACGCCCAGTTGCTCGAGAAGCACACCCGGGCCACGAACGACATCGTCCGGACGCGCGTCGACTACGCCGCCATCCAGAAGTCCGCCGACTGGAAGAAGCTGGTGAAGAGCCTCGAGCGCTTCGACACCGGGACGCTTCGCACGAAGAACCAGAAGCTCGCGTTCTGGAGCAATGCCTACAACATCCTCGCCATCGACCTGGTCGCGAAGAACTACCCGCTCAAGAGCATCCGCGACATCGGGTCGGTGTTCAGCCCGGTCTGGAAGAAGCCGGCGGGCGTCGTGGGTGGCAAGACCGTCACCCTGGACCAGATCGAACACGAGATCATTCGACCGCTCGGCGACCCGCGCACCCACGCGGCGGTGATCTGCGCGTCGACCTCCTGCCCGGCGCTCCGCCGCGAGCCCTGGAACGCGGCTCGTCTCGACGCCCAACTCGACGACGAAACCCGCAAGTGGCTCGCCCACCCGGAGAAGGGTCTGCGCGTCGATCGGCGGAGCAACACGATCTATCTCTCGAAGATCTTCGACTGGTTCGAAGAGGATTTCGAAGCCGGCGGCGGCGTGCGCGCGTTCGCCGCGCGCTACGCACCCGAGGCGGATCGCGCCTGGCTGGCGAACGAGGGGAAGCGCGCTCGGATCGTCTACTTCGACTACGACTGGAGTGTCAACGCGCTGTAG
- a CDS encoding glycosyltransferase: protein MTGPRVTGVIPVRDRAGLIGRAIDSVLAQQGADCELIVVDDGSRDATPAVLASYGDRIRVITLPPSGRSAARNAGIGRAEGEFVAFLDSDDAWLPQKLREQLAFHDQFPELGMSAHGLEKVFPDGRTEPAPPHHDTAALQASFLAIADHFAFVPSAVMVRTEVARGVGGFDPYFDGTEDLDFALKVAQRHKVGAMHACLTRYHLHDGQTGRRRLAGGNAKVLRAHLEREPDPERQEAMRSKLARYLVSSAKRAENKEERRRLLEEAAAVDPRVRFRSAWLRQRLGFGATAR from the coding sequence ATGACGGGGCCCCGCGTCACCGGCGTGATCCCGGTCCGCGACCGCGCGGGGCTGATCGGCCGCGCCATCGACAGCGTGCTCGCGCAGCAGGGAGCGGATTGCGAGCTGATCGTCGTGGACGACGGATCGCGGGACGCGACGCCGGCGGTGCTGGCTTCCTACGGTGACCGGATCCGGGTGATCACGCTGCCGCCGTCCGGCCGCTCGGCGGCGCGCAACGCCGGGATCGGGCGGGCCGAGGGCGAGTTCGTCGCGTTCCTCGATTCCGACGATGCCTGGCTACCCCAGAAGCTGCGCGAGCAGCTCGCCTTCCACGATCAGTTCCCCGAGCTGGGCATGAGCGCCCACGGCCTCGAGAAGGTGTTTCCCGACGGCCGCACCGAACCGGCACCGCCCCACCACGACACGGCCGCGCTGCAGGCGTCGTTCCTGGCGATCGCCGACCATTTCGCGTTCGTGCCGAGTGCCGTGATGGTACGGACCGAGGTGGCACGCGGTGTGGGCGGTTTCGATCCCTACTTCGATGGCACCGAGGACCTCGACTTCGCGTTGAAGGTCGCGCAGCGACACAAGGTCGGGGCGATGCACGCGTGTCTGACCCGCTACCACCTCCACGATGGACAGACCGGTCGCCGCCGTCTGGCGGGCGGGAACGCGAAGGTGCTGCGGGCTCATCTGGAGCGAGAGCCGGACCCCGAGCGCCAGGAAGCGATGCGCAGCAAGCTCGCGCGCTACCTGGTGTCTTCGGCGAAGCGCGCCGAGAACAAAGAAGAACGGCGGCGCCTCCTCGAGGAAGCCGCCGCCGTCGATCCGCGGGTGCGCTTTCGCTCGGCGTGGCTGCGCCAACGCCTGGGGTTCGGCGCTACAGCGCGTTGA
- the gor gene encoding glutathione-disulfide reductase, which produces MAQYDYDLFTIGAGSGGVRASRISASYGARVAVAEERDLGGTCVNVGCIPKKLLVYASAFRRDVEDAGGFGWSAPPASHDWKTLIQNKDAEISRLNGIYARLLDNAGVTRIEGRARLVDAHTVEVAGERYTAEHILVAVGGWPYVPEIPGIEHVITSNEAFHLDRMPERPIVVGGGYIAVEFAGILHGLGADVTQLYRGPLFLRGFDDDVREVLAEEMRAQGIALRFDANITRVDKASDGGLRATLEDGSTLEGDAILYATGRHPLTADLGLEAAGVEVASDGTIPVDAYSRTSVPNVWAIGDVTNRVNLTPVAIHEGMCLAATLFDDRPTKPVHDNVPSAVFSQPPIGSVGLTESEARARFSDVDIYRARFRELKHTLSGREERTLMKLIVDGESQRVVGAHMVGDHAGEIIQGVAIALVCGATKAQFDATIGIHPTSAEEFVTMREKVSDA; this is translated from the coding sequence ATGGCGCAGTACGACTACGACCTCTTCACGATCGGTGCCGGTTCGGGCGGCGTTCGGGCGAGCCGCATCTCGGCTTCCTACGGCGCGCGAGTGGCGGTGGCCGAGGAGCGCGATCTCGGCGGCACCTGCGTCAACGTCGGCTGCATTCCGAAGAAGCTCCTGGTCTACGCCTCGGCTTTCCGTCGCGACGTCGAAGATGCGGGCGGTTTCGGCTGGTCGGCGCCGCCGGCGTCTCACGACTGGAAGACCCTCATCCAGAACAAGGACGCGGAGATCTCCCGCTTGAACGGGATCTACGCGCGTCTGCTCGACAACGCGGGTGTCACGCGCATCGAGGGACGCGCGCGCCTCGTCGACGCTCACACGGTCGAGGTCGCCGGCGAGCGCTACACGGCGGAGCACATCCTCGTCGCCGTGGGCGGCTGGCCCTACGTGCCGGAGATCCCCGGCATCGAGCACGTCATCACCTCGAACGAGGCGTTCCATCTCGACCGCATGCCCGAGCGCCCGATCGTCGTCGGGGGCGGGTACATCGCCGTCGAGTTCGCGGGGATCCTCCACGGGCTCGGCGCCGACGTCACTCAACTCTACCGCGGACCCCTCTTCCTACGCGGGTTCGACGACGACGTTCGCGAGGTCCTGGCCGAGGAGATGCGCGCCCAGGGAATCGCCCTGCGCTTCGACGCGAACATCACGCGGGTCGACAAGGCTTCCGACGGCGGGTTGCGCGCCACCCTCGAAGACGGCTCGACCCTGGAAGGCGATGCGATCCTCTACGCCACCGGGCGTCACCCGCTCACCGCCGACCTCGGCCTCGAGGCGGCAGGGGTCGAGGTGGCCTCCGACGGCACGATCCCCGTCGATGCCTACTCGCGCACATCGGTCCCGAACGTCTGGGCGATCGGCGACGTGACGAACCGCGTGAACCTCACGCCCGTCGCGATCCATGAGGGCATGTGCCTGGCCGCCACGCTGTTCGACGACCGGCCGACGAAGCCCGTCCACGACAACGTGCCCTCCGCGGTCTTCAGTCAGCCGCCGATCGGCTCGGTAGGGCTCACCGAGAGCGAGGCCCGGGCCCGATTCTCCGACGTCGACATCTACCGCGCCCGTTTCCGCGAGCTGAAGCACACGTTGTCGGGACGCGAGGAGCGCACCCTGATGAAGCTCATCGTCGACGGCGAGAGCCAGCGCGTCGTTGGCGCCCACATGGTCGGCGACCACGCCGGCGAGATCATTCAGGGGGTGGCGATCGCGCTGGTGTGCGGCGCCACCAAGGCCCAGTTCGACGCGACCATCGGCATCCACCCGACATCGGCCGAGGAGTTCGTCACGATGCGGGAGAAGGTGTCGGACGCATGA